The genomic interval CAATGTTTCCTCCCCGGCCGAGGCTTGGCGGATGCGGATCATTGCTTGAGCCTTGGGTCGAGCAGGTCGCGCAGGGACTCGCCGAGCAGATTATAGCCGAGGACGGTCAGCAGGATGGCCAGGCCCGGGAAGACCGACAGCCACCATGCGATGCCGAGCACTTCCTTGCCCTCCATCAGGATGTTGCCCCAGGAGGCGTCGGGCGGTTGCACGCCCAGGCCCAGGAAGGAGAGCGAAGACTCGGTCAGGATGGCCCCGGCCACGCCGAGTGTGGCGGAGACCAGCACCGGTCCCATGGCGTTGGGCATGATGTGGCGAAAGATGATCCGGCCTGGCCGGGCCCCGGCGGCACGGGCGGCCAGGACGTAATCGCGTTCGCGGATGGACAGGGTCTCGGCGCGCACCAGCCGGGCCACGCCCATCCAGCCTGTCAGGCCGATGACAATCATGATGTTGGTC from Desulfovibrio sp. Huiquan2017 carries:
- a CDS encoding ABC transporter permease; amino-acid sequence: MKRRPLKRVSPWARHTLLVLGALIVGVMSAGAVFAPLLAPYDPNFINVDALLLPPSAAHLMGTDALGRDVFSRILFGGRVSLWVGFVAVGIATSIGVVLGLVAGYFGRVVDEIIMRGVDVMLCFPSFFLILAVIAFLEPSLTNIMIVIGLTGWMGVARLVRAETLSIRERDYVLAARAAGARPGRIIFRHIMPNAMGPVLVSATLGVAGAILTESSLSFLGLGVQPPDASWGNILMEGKEVLGIAWWLSVFPGLAILLTVLGYNLLGESLRDLLDPRLKQ